The nucleotide sequence CGGTGCCGGCCGACCGCACGCAGCGCTGCCGCGTCCTCTACGTCTCGCCGCTCAAGGCACTCGCCGTCGACATCGAGCGCAACCTGCGCGCGCCGCTGGCCGGCATGCGCGCAGCGGCGCAGCGGCTCGGTCTCACGCCCCCCGACATCGACGTCGGCGTGCGCACCGGCGACACCCCGCCCGAAGCCCGGCGCACGTTCGTCAAGCGCCCGCCGGACATCCTGATCACCACCCCGGAGTCGCTGTTCCTGCTGCTGACCAGCAGGTCCCGCGAGGCCCTTCGGACGGTCGAGACCGTCATCGTCGACGAGGTGCACGCGGTGGCCGCCACCAAGCGGGGCACCCACCTCGCGCTGTCGCTGGAGCGGCTCGACGCGCTGCGCGAACGGCCGGCCCAGCGCATCGGGCTGTCGGCCACGGTGCGCCCGGTCGACGAGGTGGCCCGGTTCCTCGGCGGCCCGCAGCCGGTGACCGTCGTCCAGCCGCCCACCGGCAAGCAGCTCGACCTGCAGGTCGTCGTCCCGGTCGCGGACATGCGCGAGCCGGGCGACGGCGTCGACGACGACGACCCGGAGCGCCGGGCCAGCCTCTGGCCGGCGGTCGAGGGCCGGGTGGCCGAGCTGATCGAGCAGCACCGGTCGACGATCGTCTTCGCCAACTCCCGGCGGCTGGCCGAGCGGCTCACCGCGCGGGTCAACGAGGTCAGTGGCAGGGAGATCGCCCGCGCCCATCACGGGAGCGTCAGCAAGGAGCAGCGGGCGGCGATCGAGGAGCAGCTGAAGGCCGGCACGCTGCCCGCGGTCGTGGCGACCAGCAGCCTGGAGCTCGGCATCGACATGGGCGCCGTCGACCTCGTCGTCCAGGTCGAGGCGCCGCCGTCGGTCGCGAGCGGGTTGCAGCGCATCGGGCGCGCGGGCCACCAGGTCGGCGCCGTGAGCCGGGGCGTGATGTTCCCCAAGTACCGCGGCGACCTGCTGTCGGCGGCGGTCGTCGCCGAGCGGATGTGCGCCGGTGCGATCGAGTCGCTGCGCTACCCGCGCAACCCGCTCGACGTGCTGGCCCAGCAGGTCGTCGCGATGGTGGCCATGGACGACTGGCACGTCGACGAGCTGCTGGCGGTCCTACGCCGCGCCGCCCCTTACGCCGAGCTGCCGCAGTCGGCCTACGACTCGGTCCTCGACATGCTGGCCGGGCGCTACCCGAGCGACGAGTTCGCCGAGCTGCGGCCGCGGCTGGTGTGGGACCGCGTCACCGGCATGCTCACCGGCCGGCCGGGTGCCCAGCGGCTCGCGGCGACGAGCGGCGGCACGATCCCCGACCGCGGCCTGTTCGGCGTCTTCCTCGCCGGCGAGGGCACCAGCCGGGTGGGCGAGCTCGACGAAGAGATGGTCTACGAGTCGCGGGTGGGCGACATCTTCACGCTGGGCTCGAGCTCGTGGCGGATCGAGGAGATCACCCACGACCGGGTGGTCGTCTCCCCCGCCCCCGGACTGGTGGGCAAGCTGCCGTTCTGGCACGGCGACGCGCCGGGCCGGCCGGTGGAGCTGGGCCGCGCGCTGGGGGCGTTCGTCCGCGAGCTGTCCCGTCTCGACGACGAGGGGGCGCGCGGTCGGCTGGTCGAGGCCGGCCTCGACAGCTGGGCGGCGGACAACCTGCTCGGCTACCTCGCCGAGCAGCGGGAGGCGACCGGCGCGCTGCCCGACGACCGCACGATCGTCGTCGAACGCTTCCACGACGAGCTCGGCGACTGGCGCATCGTCGTGCACTCGCCGTTCGGCGCGCAGGTGCACGCGCCGTGGGCCCTGGCGCTGACCGCGCGGCTGCGCGAGCGCTACGGCGTCGAGGCACAGGCGATGCACACCGACGACGGCATCGTGCTGCGGCTCCCGGAGACCGACGCGCCCCCGCCCGCCGACGCCCCGGTGTTCGACGCCGACGAGGTGGAGGCGGTGGTGCGGGCCGAGCTCGGCGGGTCGGCACTGTTCGCCAGCCGGTTCCGCGAGTGTGCGGCCCGGGCGCTGCTGCTCCCCCGGCGCCAACCCGGGCGACGCGCCCCGCTGTGGCAGCAGCGGCAACGGTCGGCACAGCTGCTGTCCGTGGCCGGCGACTACGGCTCGTTCCCGGTGATCCTCGAGGCGATGCGCGAGTGCCTGCAGGACGTCTTCGACGTCCCGGGGCTCGTCGGGCTGATGCGCGACGTCGAGAGCCGGGCGATCCGCGTGGTCGAGGTCGAGACGCAGCTGCCGTCGCCGTTCGCGCAGTCGCTGCTGTTCGCCTACGTCGGCGCGTTCATGTACGACGGCGACGCGCCGCTCGCCGAGCGGCGCGCCCAGGCGCTCAGCCTCGATCCCCAGCTGCTCGCCGAGCTGCTCGGGCAGGCACAGCTGCGCGAGCTGCTCGACCCGCACGCCGTCGAAGAGGTCGAGCGCGAGCTGCAACGGCTGCCGTCCGACCGGCACGTGCACGATGCCGAGGGAGTTGCCGACCTCCTGCGCCTGCTCGGCGACCTCACCACCGCGGAGGTCGCCGCCCGCGGCGGCCGGCCGGAGTGGCTCGAGCAGCTTGCCGGGCAGCGGCGGGTCATCGGCGTGCGAGTCGGGGGCGAGGACCGCTGGGCGGCGGTCGAGGACACCGGGCGGCTGCGCGACGGGCTCGGGGTGCCCCCGCCGGTCGGCGTACCCATGGCCTTCCTCGAACCCGTGGCGGACCCGCTGGCCGACCTCGTCGGCCGCTATGCCCGCACGCACGGGCCCTTCGAACCTTCCGACGTCGCCGCCCGGCTGGGCCTGGGCGTCGCGGTCGTGGAGCAGACGCTGCGACGGATGGGCGCGTCGGGCCGGGTCGCGCAGGGGGAGTTCCGCCCCGCCGGCACCGCGCTGGAGTGGTGCGACGTGGAGGTGCTGCGCCGCCTGCGCCGCCGCTCGCTCGCCCGGTTGCGCCAGGAGGTGGAGCCGGCGCCCGTCGTGGCGCTCGCCCGGTTCCTGCCGGCCTGGCAGCAGGTCGGTCCGGCCGCCGCCCGGGGTCACGACGCCCTGCTACGCGCGATCGAGCAGCTGCAAGGCGCGTCGGTGCCGGCATCGGCGCTCGAGTCGCTGGTCCTGCCGGCGCGGGTCGTCGACTACAGCCCGGCCATGCTCGACGAGCTGTGCGTGGCCGGCGAGGTGGTCTGGGCCGGTCAGGGAGCGCTGCCGGGCGGCGACGGGTGGCTCGCGCTCTACCCCGCCGACGGCGCCCCGCTGCTCCTGCCGGCCCCGGACCAGGAGGCGGTCGCGACGCCGCTGCACGCCCAGCTGCTGGCCGCCATGGCCGAGGGCGGTGCGCTGTTCTTCCGGTCGCTGTCCGACCGGGTCGGCTCGCTCGACGACCCGGCCCTGGTCGCCGCGCTCTGGGACCTGGTCTGGTCCGGGCACGTCTCCAACGACACCCTCGCGCCGGTGCGCGCGCTGCTCGGCGGCAGTGGCCGCGCCCGCCGCCCGTCCCGGGCCCAGGCGCGACCGGGCTTCCGCCGGCGGCCCGCGCTGCCGAGCCGCACCGGCCCGCCGACGGTGGCGGGCCGCTGGTCGCTGCTGCCCGACCGCGACACCGACCCGACCCGGCGCGCCCACGCCGTCGCGGAGACGCTGCTCGACCGGCACGGTCTGGTAACCCGCGGCGCGGTGGCGGCCGAACGGGTCCCCGGCGGCTTCGCCGGCGTATACCGGGTGCTCAGCGCGTTCGAGGAGGCCGGGCGCGTCCGCCGCGGCTACTTCGTCGAGACGCTGGGGGCCGCGCAGTTCGCCGTGCCGGGGGCGGTCGACCGGATGCGCGCCCTCGGCCGGGCCCAGCCGCAACCCGAGCCCTGGCAGGTCTCGACCCGTCGCACCGACGCCACGTCGGGCGGGGCGCTGGTGCTCGCGGCGACCGACCCGGCCAATCCCTACGGCGCCGCGTTGCCCTGGCCGCCGCGCGCCGAGGAGTCCGGCCACCGGCCCGGGCGCAAGGCCGGCGCCCTCGTCGTGGTCGTCGAGGGCGAGCTCGTGCTCTACGTCGAGCGGGGCGGCAAGTCGCTGCTGTCATGGACCGACGACCCCGAACGGCTGCAGCCGGCGG is from Mycobacteriales bacterium and encodes:
- a CDS encoding DEAD/DEAH box helicase, whose amino-acid sequence is MDFSPVTRAWFDASFAGPTEAQVGAWEAVARGDNALVVAPTGSGKTLAAFLWSLDRLASEPVPADRTQRCRVLYVSPLKALAVDIERNLRAPLAGMRAAAQRLGLTPPDIDVGVRTGDTPPEARRTFVKRPPDILITTPESLFLLLTSRSREALRTVETVIVDEVHAVAATKRGTHLALSLERLDALRERPAQRIGLSATVRPVDEVARFLGGPQPVTVVQPPTGKQLDLQVVVPVADMREPGDGVDDDDPERRASLWPAVEGRVAELIEQHRSTIVFANSRRLAERLTARVNEVSGREIARAHHGSVSKEQRAAIEEQLKAGTLPAVVATSSLELGIDMGAVDLVVQVEAPPSVASGLQRIGRAGHQVGAVSRGVMFPKYRGDLLSAAVVAERMCAGAIESLRYPRNPLDVLAQQVVAMVAMDDWHVDELLAVLRRAAPYAELPQSAYDSVLDMLAGRYPSDEFAELRPRLVWDRVTGMLTGRPGAQRLAATSGGTIPDRGLFGVFLAGEGTSRVGELDEEMVYESRVGDIFTLGSSSWRIEEITHDRVVVSPAPGLVGKLPFWHGDAPGRPVELGRALGAFVRELSRLDDEGARGRLVEAGLDSWAADNLLGYLAEQREATGALPDDRTIVVERFHDELGDWRIVVHSPFGAQVHAPWALALTARLRERYGVEAQAMHTDDGIVLRLPETDAPPPADAPVFDADEVEAVVRAELGGSALFASRFRECAARALLLPRRQPGRRAPLWQQRQRSAQLLSVAGDYGSFPVILEAMRECLQDVFDVPGLVGLMRDVESRAIRVVEVETQLPSPFAQSLLFAYVGAFMYDGDAPLAERRAQALSLDPQLLAELLGQAQLRELLDPHAVEEVERELQRLPSDRHVHDAEGVADLLRLLGDLTTAEVAARGGRPEWLEQLAGQRRVIGVRVGGEDRWAAVEDTGRLRDGLGVPPPVGVPMAFLEPVADPLADLVGRYARTHGPFEPSDVAARLGLGVAVVEQTLRRMGASGRVAQGEFRPAGTALEWCDVEVLRRLRRRSLARLRQEVEPAPVVALARFLPAWQQVGPAAARGHDALLRAIEQLQGASVPASALESLVLPARVVDYSPAMLDELCVAGEVVWAGQGALPGGDGWLALYPADGAPLLLPAPDQEAVATPLHAQLLAAMAEGGALFFRSLSDRVGSLDDPALVAALWDLVWSGHVSNDTLAPVRALLGGSGRARRPSRAQARPGFRRRPALPSRTGPPTVAGRWSLLPDRDTDPTRRAHAVAETLLDRHGLVTRGAVAAERVPGGFAGVYRVLSAFEEAGRVRRGYFVETLGAAQFAVPGAVDRMRALGRAQPQPEPWQVSTRRTDATSGGALVLAATDPANPYGAALPWPPRAEESGHRPGRKAGALVVVVEGELVLYVERGGKSLLSWTDDPERLQPAVDALALAVREGGLGRLAVERADGEGVLDSPLAVAMQAAGFHPSPRGLRLRA